Sequence from the Rutidosis leptorrhynchoides isolate AG116_Rl617_1_P2 chromosome 3, CSIRO_AGI_Rlap_v1, whole genome shotgun sequence genome:
CTACAACCTATTTATAGATACAAGATTGAAACCCAAAAAACATGAGTAAACTAAGAGACTCTATAaattattatacatttaatacccgTTTAACTCTAACATAGGTAAAGGAGAGACTAACCCAAGTGGCAATATTTGGCACATTGCGATCAGCACCAGGTTTCCGGCCAGTTAATAGTTCTAGCAAAACAACCCCGAAACTATACACATCAGTTTTGCATGTCGGACGTCCAACCAATGCATACCTACACAAAGGTAAAATGAAACATtccttttaataaataaaaaaaaaaaaaaacataagaaACAATAGAGAAATTTACGTGtattaccattactattaccaTTACAATTATGAATTATTATTTGAATACTTTTATTTGAGCATATAAATAAAGAAAACAAACAGCTAGAAAATACCTTTTGATTTGTGGTATTTTGTTAAAGAAATAGCTGGATGTTATTTCGGGTGACAAGTTTTATAAGATTTTAGCGAAATGTTTTCCTTAATTGTATGCCTTTGTATGCATGTATGTGAGGGTTTTAAAGTATTACTCTGGTGCATGATACGGAGAGCTTCCCATCGAACGGTATAGAACATTTAAATTTCGTGCTCGATGTGAGAGATTTAAGTCTCCAATCTTAGCTCTTAAATCCTTAAATAGTAACACATTGTTAGACCTAATTTTTCCGTGAATTATGCATGGATTGACCTTCTCATGCAAATACTCTAGTCCTTTCGCTGCATCAATTGCAATCCTTACTCGTTGCATCCAATCAAGCACGGGCTCCGGTTTTGCTTCTCGCACACCCTTCCTGATTGTGCCTTTATATAGATCTAACACTTAAGGCTAACTAAATAACAACTTGTAAACAATAAAAAGAGAAGGAAACAAAGTTTTCATACCGTGCAATCTGTCATGTAAAGATCCCATCGTTGCATATTCATAAGCCAGAACATGTGCATTTCCTTCACAATAGTAACCACGCAACCCAACAAAATTTTCGTGCTTCAGTGTTGACACCCTTGAAACCTTGAATAAGAAAACTATTGGTTATTTCATAGATGTAAAATGGTGGTAACTTTGAACCATTTAAACACAAATGAGTCTAATTAGTTTCTGCTAAACCAACAACACGTTTGAACCTTCACCTTAACTTACACAAACATTGACTTACCTGAGTCAAGAACAAGGGATTTAATACGTCAGAAAAATCACGCTTTTTCACGGAGAGACTTGTTCCATCATTCAAGGTTACAAAATAGGTTACACCATTCGAACCTCTACCAAAATTATTAGTTTTTTCTTTCAGTTCATCAAGAGATAGGGCAGGAACTTC
This genomic interval carries:
- the LOC139897144 gene encoding PTI1-like tyrosine-protein kinase 3, producing MGSRPDIRGLVVQHNLGLQKDKAPQPDAQKALGPTTEVPALSLDELKEKTNNFGRGSNGVTYFVTLNDGTSLSVKKRDFSDVLNPLFLTQVSRVSTLKHENFVGLRGYYCEGNAHVLAYEYATMGSLHDRLHGTIRKGVREAKPEPVLDWMQRVRIAIDAAKGLEYLHEKVNPCIIHGKIRSNNVLLFKDLRAKIGDLNLSHRARNLNVLYRSMGSSPYHAPEYALVGRPTCKTDVYSFGVVLLELLTGRKPGADRNVPNIATWATPKQKKEDEVEKIVDPSLKGEYSLKGAVKLAAVANLCLQNEPGFRPCMTLVVKGLEPLLGAEYRIPPMSLEPDINKHQRTS